A genomic region of Fodinisporobacter ferrooxydans contains the following coding sequences:
- a CDS encoding FadR/GntR family transcriptional regulator gives MQIYNQILSEIQSGSFKIGDKLPTEKELCEQFGVSRAPIRQALSALELNGIIYSRQGEGVYVKSNQIASESSKTAILFESISPEDIVEARMNIEPLIVKFAAQRATDEDIADLRSTIKKMEEETKAGVYVPETDEKLHTGIAKASHNDLFINIMAAISNAMKQQEMWKFIRDRTVTRPDYRDVNFKEHQLLIKTIEDHNEKEAVEIMTKHMQNLYDRYWKD, from the coding sequence ATGCAAATTTATAATCAAATTCTTTCAGAAATCCAATCTGGTTCATTTAAAATAGGTGATAAACTGCCAACTGAAAAAGAGCTATGCGAACAGTTTGGTGTAAGCCGTGCACCTATTCGACAGGCTCTTAGTGCATTGGAGTTGAATGGTATTATTTATTCCCGTCAAGGCGAAGGAGTTTATGTTAAAAGCAATCAGATCGCATCCGAAAGTTCTAAAACAGCCATTTTATTTGAATCGATATCCCCTGAGGATATTGTAGAAGCAAGGATGAATATAGAGCCTCTGATTGTGAAATTTGCTGCACAAAGGGCTACTGATGAAGACATAGCAGATCTTCGTTCAACCATAAAAAAGATGGAAGAAGAAACCAAGGCAGGCGTATACGTACCAGAAACAGATGAAAAACTACATACTGGTATTGCAAAGGCCTCTCACAATGATTTATTTATTAACATCATGGCGGCTATCAGTAATGCAATGAAACAACAAGAAATGTGGAAATTTATTCGAGATCGAACCGTAACTCGACCAGACTATAGAGATGTTAATTTTAAAGAGCATCAATTACTTATTAAAACGATTGAAGATCACAACGAAAAAGAAGCAGTGGAAATCATGACGAAACATATGCAAAACTTATATGATCGATATTGGAAAGATTAG
- a CDS encoding MFS transporter, translated as MDQLQLEHSTTKKITLRLIPFLFLCFTVSILDRVNIGFAALQMNKQLGFSDAVFGFGAGIFFFGYFLLEVPGSAIMMKVGARKWISRIMVTWAVIAVLTAFVKTPMQFYTVRFLLGIAEASFYPCMVFYLSNFYQTKHHAKAIAGFMVAIPGANALGAPLSTFLLGVHWLGLGGWQWMFIMEAIPAVILGVVCYFYLDDTIESVKWLNKDEKKWLIDITTKEKLEKQEVKHYTFLQALKDRDVLILSLGYFCWLVGYYGIIMFLPTISKGLTKATSLSTQSMGWILGLMYVCAMVAMILVGNHSDKKNERRWHVAACLTISAIAMIASSYVANASIIVSFVLLTIALCGAFGAFSPFWSIPPSFLTEAAAAGAIALVNSIGNLGGFFGPYIVGYIKDTTGSFNASMVFLGTLMIISSCIVVFLVKQSGKNLNKNVVQKLEKSC; from the coding sequence TTGGACCAACTTCAATTAGAGCATTCAACTACTAAAAAGATTACGTTACGATTAATTCCGTTTCTATTTTTATGTTTTACAGTATCTATTTTAGATAGGGTAAACATTGGCTTTGCAGCACTGCAGATGAACAAACAATTAGGTTTTTCTGATGCGGTTTTTGGATTTGGGGCAGGGATCTTTTTCTTTGGTTATTTCCTATTGGAGGTACCAGGCAGCGCCATTATGATGAAAGTAGGAGCTAGAAAATGGATTAGCAGAATAATGGTTACATGGGCTGTAATAGCTGTTTTAACAGCTTTCGTAAAAACTCCAATGCAATTTTATACAGTACGATTTCTCTTAGGGATTGCTGAAGCAAGTTTTTATCCATGTATGGTGTTTTATTTAAGCAATTTTTATCAAACGAAACATCATGCAAAAGCGATCGCAGGATTCATGGTGGCTATACCAGGTGCTAATGCATTAGGTGCTCCACTCTCCACTTTCTTATTAGGTGTCCACTGGTTAGGTTTGGGTGGATGGCAATGGATGTTTATCATGGAAGCGATTCCAGCTGTAATCTTAGGTGTTGTATGCTATTTCTATCTTGACGATACAATTGAATCTGTAAAATGGTTAAACAAAGATGAGAAAAAATGGTTAATTGACATTACAACAAAAGAGAAACTCGAAAAACAGGAAGTAAAACATTACACTTTTTTGCAAGCTTTAAAAGATCGTGACGTTCTAATCTTATCTTTAGGATATTTCTGCTGGTTGGTTGGTTATTATGGAATCATCATGTTTTTACCAACAATCTCTAAAGGTTTAACTAAGGCAACATCCCTTAGTACTCAATCTATGGGATGGATTTTAGGGCTAATGTATGTTTGTGCCATGGTGGCAATGATTCTGGTTGGGAATCATTCCGACAAGAAGAACGAGAGACGTTGGCATGTTGCGGCATGTTTAACAATAAGTGCCATTGCGATGATTGCTAGTAGCTATGTTGCAAATGCCAGTATTATAGTATCATTTGTACTTCTAACCATCGCCCTATGTGGTGCGTTTGGTGCATTCTCTCCATTTTGGTCGATTCCGCCATCATTCTTAACTGAAGCAGCAGCTGCAGGGGCTATTGCACTCGTCAACAGTATAGGAAATCTCGGTGGCTTCTTTGGACCATACATCGTAGGATATATCAAGGATACGACAGGATCCTTTAATGCAAGTATGGTTTTCTTAGGTACCCTTATGATCATAAGTTCTTGTATTGTTGTTTTCTTGGTAAAACAGTCAGGAAAGAATCTAAATAAGAATGTTGTGCAAAAACTGGAAAAATCTTGTTAG